The Gordonia mangrovi genome includes the window TCATCAGCAGGGCGACGATGACAAAGGCGGCGAGCACGATCAGACTGCGGAGGGAGAACACCTCCAGGATGGGCGCATTGAGCCTCGCGCCGACATCGAAGTTCTCATAGGGCACGACCTTGTCGTTACTGACGACCCGCGCGAGTCCGATCAGGGTGATGTAGCCGCCGAGCGTCACCGGCACCGAGCTCATTGCGAATCCGGCGACCGCGCCGCCCTGGACCAAGCCGGCGATGAGTCCGACTCCTATCGCGGCAGCAAGTCCGAGCAGCGGCGAGTCCTGACCGACGGTCACGGCGACGACACCGCCGACCGCGTAGATGCCGGCGGTCGAGATGTCGTATTCCTTGACGATCATCGTCAGTCCGAGCGCGAGGACGACCAGACCGTAGTCGGCGACGACTTGCAGGATGTTGTAGACGTTGAATGTCCCGACGACGGCGCCGTTCAGCGGCGCGATGATGAACAGTGCGAGGGCCGCGACGATCAGGAGAGCGAACGGGTAAGCGTCGCGTCCGCGGGGCGCCCATTGGCGCGCAGTGGCCTTCATCGTCGGCTCCCGCGGTCGCCCAGATGGATGATGCAGACAACGACCAACACGATCAAGCCCTTCACCAGAAGTTGAATACCTGTGGAATAGCCGCGGATGAGCAACAGCGACGCGAGGGTCGCGATGACGATGGAACCGAAGAGCGTCCGCACCGCGGATCCGCGGCCGCCGGTGACCAGGCTGCCGCCGACGAGCACCGCGGCGATTGCATCGAAGTTGTACGTTCCCTCGATGGACAACGTCGCGTTGGCGTTGAAGGACGCCAACAGGATCCCGGCCAGGCCCGCGCATGCTCCGGCGATCGCGAATGCGGCGGCGGTGACCCGCGGAATGCTGATCGCGGCGGCCCGCGCCGCTCCCGCGCTCTCACCGACCGCGTACACATCGCGCCCGTAATGGGTGCGGCGCAACATCAGTTCGACCACCACCACGAGCCCCAAGAAGATGAGAAAGCTGATCGGTATGCCGAACGGCCGGCCGTTGAGGAAGGCGTAACTGGTGTCTCCGGTCGGGGGCAGGACCGTGACGCCGCCGGTGAGCAGGAGTGACAAGCCCTCCATCAGAACCCCGGCCGCGATCGTGACGATGATGGGGTTGGCGTTGAGTCCACCGACGATCAGGCCCTGAATCCAGCCGGTGGCCGCTGTCAGCAGGAGCGTGACGACGATCGCGGGGATGAGTCCCCACTGCAGTGAATAGAGGAATGCGAAGGCACCCACGGCGGCCGTGGTTCCCAACGAGAGGGAGAACAGTCGCCCGCAGAGCATGATCATGGTCATGCCGACCGCGATGATCCCGACGAATGCGCTGGCGAGGATCACGGCTTTGGCATTGGCGATGGTGAGAAATCCTGGCGTGGTCAGGCCGCCTGTCACGAGGATTGCGACGAACAATCCGCCGGTGGTGAGCGTGGCCACGGGTGTGGCCTTGACGGCATCGACGATGCGTGAGCCGGCGGATGCCTCGGGCGGTTCCGGGTGGGGTCGGGTCCCGGTGAGTCTGTCCATGGTCGTCATCAAGCAACCTCTGTGGTCGTGCGGTGAGTCATGTCACTGAACACCTCGGTCAGAGTGGTATCGGCCCGGCGTCGAATCGCGACGACCTGACCGCTGTACAGGGTGACGACCACGTCCGCGAGATCGAGCACCTCGTCGAGTTCGGTAGAAGCGAACAACACAGCGACCCCCTGTGCGGCAGCGTGTCTGATCAGGCGATGGATCTCGGCGCGGCCTCCGACATCGACGCCGCGCGTGGGTTCGTCCAGTAGCAGGACCTTGAGGTCGGGCCGCTCGAGGCACCGGCCGACGAGCACCTTCTGCTGGTTGCCGCCGCTGAGCGAGCCGACCGGCAGCGCAAGCCGGCGGATGTCGATTCCGACGAGTTCGGCGAGCTCTCGTGCCGAGCGCCGGAACCTCGACATGCGAAGGACTCCCGCCGACGAGATCGCCTTGAGTCGGGTGGCGACAAGGTTGGATTCGATTGTGCTCGAGATGAAGAGTCCGGTCGCTTTGCGGTCGTTGGAGACATAGTGGACTCCCGCCGTGCGCGAGGAGAGTGGGTTGGCCAGCTGGACACGGGTATCGGTGACGGACACCGATCCGCTCACCTCTGGTTCGAGACCTGATATCGCGGAAAGTATTTCGCTGGCACCAGCACCCAGCTGACCAGCGACTCCGACGATCATCCCAGCCGGCACCTCGAGGTCGACCCCGCGCACGCGTGTCCCGACGGTCAACGATTTGATCGACAGTCCGGTTCCGGGCTCCACACCCGCGAGGGGGTCATCTGCGGTACCGAAACCCGGTGCTTCGGAGCTGGTTTCGGGAGGAAGGTCACCGAGCATGAGGGTGACGAGATCATTCTTCGTCAGTGTGTCCACGGTCTGCTCGGCGACGGTCTGGCCGTCTCGCAAGACGGTGACCCGATCGCAGATGTCGAGGACCTCATCAAGGCGATGCGACACGAAGATGACGCCGGCGCCTTGAGCGACAACCGATCTCACCGCGGCGAAGACGTGTTCGATCTCGGCATCGGTGAGTGTCGCCGTCGGTTCATCGAGGATGAGGACCTTGGCGTTGCGGCCCAGTAGTCTGGCCACCTCGATCAATTGGCGTTCACCGAGAGAAGTGTCCGCGATCAGGCGCGACGTGGGCATGTCGTGCAAGCCGACGGTATCGAGCAGTTCCCTGGCGCGACGTGACCGGTCGGCTCGCCGCACGATGCGTGACTCCTCCACGTTGCCGAGGAAGATGTTCTCCGCAACGGTCAGTTCCGGCACCAAGCTCAACTCCTGGTCGAGCATCGCGATGCCGTGGCGTTGTGCGGCCTGGACGCCGTGCATCGTCACGGCTTCGCCGCCGACGAGCAGGTCGCCGGAGTCCGGGTGCTCGAGGCCGACGAGCATTTTGACCAGGGTGCTCTTTCCTGCTCCGTTGTGGCCGCAGAGGCCGTGGACCTCACCGCTTCGCACGGTCAGGCGAACGCCCCGAAGGGCCTGTACGGCGCCGTAGCGTTTGGTGAGATCCGCCGCGTCGACCAACGCGGGCGCAGTCGGGTTCGGTGAGCTCGGGATGGACACAGTGGACCCCTTCGGGCTGTCGGTGGGAGTGGCTCTGGCCGCCGGATGAGCCGGCGGCCAGAGCCCGCGCGTCAGTAGACGCAGATGTCGGCGAAGTCCTCGACGGTCGTGTAGGTGATCCGTTCGACTGGCACGCTGATCGGGCCGTCGGAGTCCAGCGACTCGCCGTTGAGGACCTGCATGATGTACGGCGTGTACTGCTCGGCCTCCTGCGCGGGTGCCTGCGTCGCGCCACCGTAGACCTTTTCGGCACGCATCGCGTCAATACCCGTTGTGGCGCAATTGCTGCCGGTGATGACGACACCCTCATCAGATGCGGGGTAGAGAGGGGCGCCGGCTTGCTCGGCGGCCTGCGCGATCGACGCGGCCTGGTAGTCGGCCATGCCGTAGATCGCCGCGATACCGGTGGGCCCGTACTTGGCGAACATCTGCGAGGCAATCGTCGCCGACTTCACGGGATCCCAATCGCCATCCTGTGTTTCAACGATTGTGTACTCCGGTGTCGTCGCCATCTGCTCGCGGAACGCGTTCATGCGGACCACAGTCGTGTTCTGTGTCGCCGTCCCGGTGATCGCGATGACGTTGCCCTCGGTGACACCCTGGGCCTTGAGGCCCTCCTGGATGTTCTCGGCGGCGAACGTGCCCAGTGCCTCATGATCGGGCTGAAGGGCCGCCGCGATGAGGCCGTCGGACTCGTCACCGACCACGGTGTCGACGACCACCACCGGAACACCGGCCTGCTGGGCCTTCTGATAGTCGGCGACTGCAGCGTTCGGGTCGTTGACGTAGTAGAGGATGAGATCGGGCCGCTGGGACACGGCCTGCGCGAACTGGCGCGACGCCTCGGCGGCGTCGAAGTCCGAGGTTTGTGTAGTGACCTGCACGCCTTCCTGTCCCAGTTGTTCCTCGAGACCTTTGTTGAAGCCGTTGCACCACGGATTCGAGTTGGTGCACGAAATCAGTGTGACGTTCTTGCCGTCGTCGCCGGCTCCTGCCGCGGAGTCGCTTCCCGAGCCGCCGCACGCGGTCAGCGCGAGAGTTGCGGCAGCGCCCACGGCTGCCAGCGCCCGGGCTCCGACGCGGCTGCGTCGGCCTCGGCTGCGCTCGGCCGCAGATGTATCAAGTGTCTTCTTCACGAATTGACCCTTCCTGGCGAGGTTGTGGTGACCCGAACGGGCCTGGTCGATGTCCTGCGGAAGAAGTTATGGGGTTCGGTGGAAGGTTCCATCCGCAAATTTGCGGATCCTCGATTACCGCTCGGTTTCTCTTGCGTGACACCGGTCCAGCACCGTTATGATCAAGGCGTGAGGCGATCAGTCGATTCGACTGATCCTGTCGCGCAACTCATCTTGCGTCTCTGCTGCTGGCGTTGAGTCGGCTTTGCACCAGTCGTCTGGTTCACCTCAAGGAGCTCTGACTCATCCGACGCAGGGGTCGTTGACCGGGTCGTCGAACATGCGGTCCCATCCGCCGCGATCGACACACAGGACTCACGACTCGGTAACCGGCTGGAAACAATCGCGAGGTCTACTCGGTGTAGACAACGTTTCCCTACAGGGGACATAATGAACCTGGACATCCACACAACGGAGAAGCACCATGACTGACCGCAACGAACTCGCCGACCTGTGCGCGGCCTCGGGGACAAAGTTCATCCTCGCCCTCTTCGTCGACCTCCGGGGAAAGCCGTGTGCCAAGCTCGTCCCGGTGGAGGCCGTCGATGAATTGGCCACTGAGGGTGTCGGCTTCGCCGGATACGCGGTGGGTGCCATCGGGCAGGAACCCAAAGATCCCGACCTGATCGCGATCCCGGACCCGGCCTCCTTCACTCCGATCCCGTTCATCAAGGAAGGTCTCGCGGTCGTGCACTGCGACCCACACGTCGAGGGCAAGCCGTGGCCGTTCGCGCCGCGCAATATCCTGAAGTCGCTGATCTCGCAGGCGGCTGACGCCGGCTTCGAGCCGTGGGTGGGCGCGGAGGTCGAATACTTCCTGCTCAAGCGGGATGCCAACGGTGCGCTCGTCACCGCCGACGACGCCGACGATTCGGATCAGCCGTGCTACGACGTTCGGGGCCTGACACGGATGTACGAGCACCTCACAGCCGTATCCACGGCGATGAATCAGCTGGGGTGGAGCAACTACGCCAACGACCACGAAGACGGCAACGGTCAGTTCGAGCAGAATTTCAAGTATGCCGAGGCGCTGGTCACCGCCGACCGGGTCATCACGCTGCGGTACCTGCTGTCGACGATCGCCGCCGAACGCGGCATGGTTGCGACGTTCATGCCCAAGCCGTTCGCCGAGCGTACTGGCTCCGGTCTGCACTTCCATCTGTCACTGACCTCCGGCGGTGCACCGGTGTTTCCCGACTCCGCAGGAGAGGACGAGCGGGGACTCGGATTGTCGCCTACCGCCTACGGTTTCGTGGGAGGCGTGCTGGAGCACGCCTGCGCGCTGCAAGCACTGATGGCCCCGACGGTCAACTCCTACAAGCGAACCGGCGCGACTGCCACCCGGTCGGGCGCATCCTGGGCGCCGCGTCGGGCCACCTATGGCGGGAACGATCGAACCCACTATGTGCGGGTCCCCGACGAACAGCGCGTCGAGCTGCGCGGCGGTGACGGTTCGGCCAACCCTTATCTGGCCATCGCCGCCGCACTCGGCGCCGGACTCGACGGCGTCAAGCGCAGCCTCGACCCGGGCGAGATCGGTAGCTGTCCCGAGCACATCGACGCTTTGCCGCTGACCCTGCTGCATGCCGTCGAGGCGCTCGACACCGACCCGGTGATCACCGGTGTGCTCAACGCCGCAGTGCCCGACATCGAGGACGGTGCGAGTGGTCCTGTCTCGGAGTACTTCTCCCGGCTCAAGCGCGAGGAGTTCTTCGCGTGGCATTCCGCGGTGTCTCCGTGGGAGATCGACAACTACCTGACCGCCTTCTAGAACCCTCACCGGCACATCCCAGCCAGACACGTTCGAGAAAGACAAGGAAACCACCATGTGCGGAATCGTCGGGTTGCACTTGCGCAACCCCGAACTCCACCCACGCCTCGGCGAGCTTCTCGGCCAGATGCTCGGCGAAATGCAGGACCGCGGCGCCGACTCGGCCGGTATCGCCATCTACGGTGACCCGACGTGGTCGCCGGCCGGCCACGGATGTGTGTCGCTGCTGGAGACCGGTGTTGAGGCAGCCGAACTCGACGCGGCCACCGCGGCCGTCGGCGCGGAGTTGGGAAGCGAGGTCACCGCACAGCTCGTCGACGACACCCTCGTCCTCGCCGCGGCCGACGTCGACGCGGAGACGCTGCTGACCGCAGTGACCTCCGTGTATCCCGAGGCCCTGGTCGCCGGCTTCGGCGCCGACCTCACTGTCCTCAAGGGGGTCGGGGCGCCGCGGGATCTGGTGCAGTCCTGGGGACTTCCGAGCGCAAGCGGCTGGCAGGGCGTCGGGCACACCCGCATGGCCACCGAGTCGGCGGTGACCTCCTCGGGTGCCCATCCGTTCGCGGTCGGACCCGAGCAGTGCCTGGTGCACAATGGATCGTTCTCCAACCACGCGACCATCCGTCGTGAGCTGCGCGCCGAAGGGGTGTCCTTCGACAGCGAGAACGACACCGAAGTCGGCGCCCGATTCGTGGCCCATCAGCTCGCACAGGGCAAGGATGTGGAGACCGCACTGAAGGAGGTGTGCACCACCTTCGACGGCTTCTACACCCTGTTGGTGTCCAATCACGACTCCTTCGCCGTGGTGCGCGACGCCATCGCCTGCAAACCGGCAGTCATCGCCGAAACCGACGACTGGGTCGCCATGGCCAGCGAGTACCGCGCGCTGGCGAACCTGCCCGGCGTAGAGAATGCACGTATCTGGGAACCCGAGCCTGAGGTGGTCTACGCATGGACACGCTGAACTCCAACACATTCGACCTGGCCACCACGCCGCTGCGGGAGATCAACGCCGCACTACACAGCGACGATGTCGCCGGTGAGATCGTCATCGAGCACCCGTCGGGCGCGCACAGCGTGGCCGCCGGAGTGAACGCACCGGTCAAGGTCACCGTCAACGGCCACGTCGGCTACTACGCGGCCGGTATGAACCAGCAGGCCGAGATCACCATCAACGGCAACGCGGGCACTGGTGTGGCCGAGAACATGATGAGCGGCACCGTGGTCGTCAAAGGCAACGCCTCGCAGTCGGCCGGTGCCACCGCGCACGGCGGCCTCTTGGTGGTCGAAGGTGACGCGGCGGCACGCTGCGGCATCTCGATGAAGGGTGTCGACATCGTCGTCGGCGGCAACGTCGGCCACAACAGTGCCTTCATGGCTCAGGCCGGGCGCATGGTGGTGCGCGGCGATGCCGGTGACGGACTGGGAGATTCGATCTACGAGACCCGCATCTACGTCCGCGGCGAGGTCGGCTCGCTCGGCGCGGATTGCGTCGCCAAGCCGATGCGTGCCGAGCACCTCGACGAATTGGCGGGTCTGCTGAAGGCCGCCGGCTTCAAGGATGACGATCCCAGGGACTACACCCGCTACGGCTCGGCCCGCGAGCTCTACCACTTCCACGCCGACAACACGTCAGCGTACTGAGCATTTCGGAGAACACCATGACCGACACCCGATCGATCGAACAGCGCGGGCTGCGCGAGTCCGCCACCTTCGACCGCACCACCATCGCCGCCATCCAGCGGGCCGCCGACACCGGAATCTATGACATCCGCGGATGGGGCGCCAAGCGCAAACTCCCGCACTTCGATGACCTGCTCTTCCTCGGTGCGTCGATGTCGCGCTACCCGCTCGAGGGATACCGCGAGCGCTGCGACACCGACGTCGTGCTCGGTAGCCGAAATGCCAAGTATCCGTTGCACCTCGATACTCCCGTCACCATCGCCGGGATGAGCTTCGGTGCACTGTCCGCGGGCGCCAAGGAAGCCCTGGGACGCGGCGCGTCGGAGGTCGGGACGTCGACCACCACCGGCGACGGTGGCATGACCCCGGAGGAGCGGGGGCAGTCGAAGAACCTCGTGTATCAGTATCTGCCGTCGCGGTACGGGATGAACCCCGACGACCTGCGTCGCGCCGATGCCATCGAGATCGTGCTCGGCCAGGGCGCGAAGCCCGGCGGTGGCGGAATGCTGCTGGGCCAGAAGATCTCCGAACGTGTCGCAGCGATGCGCACCCTGCCGCAGGGTATCGATCAGCGCAGCGCGTGCCGGCATCCGGACTGGACCGGCCCCGACGACCTCGCCATCAAGATCAACGAGTTGCGCGAGATCACCGACTGGGAGAAGCCGATCTACGTCAAGGTCGGCGCCACCCGCACCTACTACGACGTGAAGCTGGCCGTGCACTCCGGCGCCGACGTCGTCGTCGTCGACGGCATGCAGGGCGGCACCGCGGCGACCCAGGACGTGTTCATCGAACATGTCGGCATCCCGACACTGGCGGCGATTCCGCAGGCGGTACAGGCGTTTCAGGAGTTGGGAGTTCACCGCGAGGTGCAGCTCATCGTGTCGGGCGGCATCCGCAACGGAGCGGATGTCGCGAAGGCCATGGCGCTGGGGGCCGACGCCGTCGCCATCGGAACTGCCGCACTGATCGCGTTGGGCGACAACGATCCCCGCTACACCGCCGAGTACGAGGCGCTGGGTTCGGCCGCCGGGTATTACGACGATTTCCAGGACGGCAAGGACCCGGCGGGCATCAGCACCCAGGACCCGGCGCTGTCGGCGCGGTTCGACCCGGTCGAGGGTGGACGCCGGCTGGCCAACTTCCTGCGCGTGATGACCATGGAAGCCCAGACCATCGCCCGCGCCTGCGGCAAGGCGCATCTGCAGCATCTCGAGCCCGAGGACCTGGTGGCGATCACCATTGAGGCCTCCGCGATGGCCCGGGTGCCGCTGGCCGGTACGAGCTGGATTCCGGGCGCCGGGTTCTGAGCCGGCGCCATCACCGACCGGCGTTCCGGATCGCGAACGGGGTGTTCGCGGAAATCGACGTGACTCAGCGATCAAGCACTCGGGCTAATCGGGCTCCCCGACTTCCCGTCGGAGGCGATTTCGCTCGCGTTCCTGCTGCCGGCGAGCGTGTTTGGCCGCCAACCGGGTCTTTGATCGGGTGGGTGGTGGAGGCGTCGGGTTCCGGGGTGGGCCGGAGTCATCGGGCGGCGCGGGTGGGTCCGGTGACGCGAACCGGATACGCAACAGTCCGGGGAACATGCTCTCGAGATTATCGGGGTCGCCCTCGATCACCAGCCCTTCGGGCGTGGTGAACTCGGTGCGAAGACGGCCGCTGCAGTCGCGGTACATGTCGTCGACCCAGCGACCGAAGGTCTTGAGAATGTGGAAGAACCGACCTTTGATGTTCAGGTTCTCCGGCACGGTCTGTCCACCTGCCGCGGGATCGGCGTGGTTGTACTCGTGAACATGTTCGACATCGCCCTCGAACGCGGGTGTCGCATTGCCGGGTACCACGCTGTGTCCATCGCGGACCCGGACATAGTTGTCCAGAGCAACGGAGGGGCGGTACGGGTCCGAGGGCAGATGCGCGGGGAGGGTGTAGGTACCGTCCGGATTCTGCGGAGTGCCTTTCGGGACCAACCTCTTGACGACGGCGTCCGGTCGCGCCGCCAGGTCTCGCACGTGTTCGTCCGAGATCACTCCGTGCCCGTCGACGAACCCGGCGTTGTCGGCGGTGCCTGCGAGGGTTCCCTCGTCGCAGACGACATGAATGACCACCTTGGCATCCACCGGGGGCACCGTGGTCGGCTCAGGAATCTGTGCGGCACAGTCCTCTCGGCCGCACAGACATTCGAACCGGGTGCCCGACAGCAGTGCGAACATCGCGTCCGAGGCACGCTGCGCCTTCGTGCGTTCGTCATAAGCGCACACCGCGGCCGCCAGAGACGTGACGGCTGCCGCGGCGATACGGACGTTCTCCGCCGCCATCGTGGCAGAAATCTCCGCCATCCCATCCGGCTGCGGCTTGGTCGACATCCGCCGATCGGCCAGTGCCCGTCTGCGTGCTTCTCGGACCGCGTCCGGGTCGTGGCGGAAGACAACGCGGTCGATCATGTCTCGCAATCGCTCGGCCGACCACGCGCCACGGTGCATGTCCAACTCGGCCGCGATCTCGGCATCCACGTCGGCCATGCAGGCATGCCCGGTGAGCAGATCGGTCCGCGCGATGATCGTCGCGACGCGGGCCTGGGAGATCTGGCCGTTGCGGAGTCGCTCGGCGACGGCGGGAAGCCGATCCCGCAGGGCGACCGCCTCGCGCAGGAGCTGCTCGGCGGCAGTCTGGGAAACGCTCAGCGCCAACGCGATCCGAGCTGCGCAGTCGGCGAAACCGTCGACCACAAACACGTCCTCCGGACGTTTCCCATCGCTGACAACTCGGCGATGGAGTTCGGCGGCGAGCTGATAGTCGTGCCAGGCCAGATAAGCTCGTCCGCGTTGCGACGAGGCAATCGACCCGAGCAGGCCATTGGTATCGGCGTCGGCGACCTCGTCGCCATGGAGACGGCCGGTGAAGCGGGGCGCAAGATCCGGCCACGGCGAGGGTTCACCCCACCATGACGACAACGCCCAATCGCGACTCGACACCGCCAGCACCTTTCAGAGAACGGACACGGCGAAACCACACGTCCCACATAGCTCTGAAAGTGAACGGCCCCCGCGG containing:
- a CDS encoding ABC transporter permease; this encodes MKATARQWAPRGRDAYPFALLIVAALALFIIAPLNGAVVGTFNVYNILQVVADYGLVVLALGLTMIVKEYDISTAGIYAVGGVVAVTVGQDSPLLGLAAAIGVGLIAGLVQGGAVAGFAMSSVPVTLGGYITLIGLARVVSNDKVVPYENFDVGARLNAPILEVFSLRSLIVLAAFVIVALLMRQTTLGMELRAVGGDRRGARIAGVRVNMVLLGTLVASGVLSSLGGGLAAYGLSTANPNLGLTPLIFATIAVLLGGVSLSGGRGSAWGMLAGLAAYATVRETLAILGTADWMTNVVTGILLLAVTIATAPDLIRMLVTARSRRRSARGGVTPATQQVPA
- a CDS encoding ABC transporter permease, with amino-acid sequence MTTMDRLTGTRPHPEPPEASAGSRIVDAVKATPVATLTTGGLFVAILVTGGLTTPGFLTIANAKAVILASAFVGIIAVGMTMIMLCGRLFSLSLGTTAAVGAFAFLYSLQWGLIPAIVVTLLLTAATGWIQGLIVGGLNANPIIVTIAAGVLMEGLSLLLTGGVTVLPPTGDTSYAFLNGRPFGIPISFLIFLGLVVVVELMLRRTHYGRDVYAVGESAGAARAAAISIPRVTAAAFAIAGACAGLAGILLASFNANATLSIEGTYNFDAIAAVLVGGSLVTGGRGSAVRTLFGSIVIATLASLLLIRGYSTGIQLLVKGLIVLVVVCIIHLGDRGSRR
- a CDS encoding sugar ABC transporter ATP-binding protein, with the protein product MSIPSSPNPTAPALVDAADLTKRYGAVQALRGVRLTVRSGEVHGLCGHNGAGKSTLVKMLVGLEHPDSGDLLVGGEAVTMHGVQAAQRHGIAMLDQELSLVPELTVAENIFLGNVEESRIVRRADRSRRARELLDTVGLHDMPTSRLIADTSLGERQLIEVARLLGRNAKVLILDEPTATLTDAEIEHVFAAVRSVVAQGAGVIFVSHRLDEVLDICDRVTVLRDGQTVAEQTVDTLTKNDLVTLMLGDLPPETSSEAPGFGTADDPLAGVEPGTGLSIKSLTVGTRVRGVDLEVPAGMIVGVAGQLGAGASEILSAISGLEPEVSGSVSVTDTRVQLANPLSSRTAGVHYVSNDRKATGLFISSTIESNLVATRLKAISSAGVLRMSRFRRSARELAELVGIDIRRLALPVGSLSGGNQQKVLVGRCLERPDLKVLLLDEPTRGVDVGGRAEIHRLIRHAAAQGVAVLFASTELDEVLDLADVVVTLYSGQVVAIRRRADTTLTEVFSDMTHRTTTEVA
- a CDS encoding sugar ABC transporter substrate-binding protein; this translates as MKKTLDTSAAERSRGRRSRVGARALAAVGAAATLALTACGGSGSDSAAGAGDDGKNVTLISCTNSNPWCNGFNKGLEEQLGQEGVQVTTQTSDFDAAEASRQFAQAVSQRPDLILYYVNDPNAAVADYQKAQQAGVPVVVVDTVVGDESDGLIAAALQPDHEALGTFAAENIQEGLKAQGVTEGNVIAITGTATQNTTVVRMNAFREQMATTPEYTIVETQDGDWDPVKSATIASQMFAKYGPTGIAAIYGMADYQAASIAQAAEQAGAPLYPASDEGVVITGSNCATTGIDAMRAEKVYGGATQAPAQEAEQYTPYIMQVLNGESLDSDGPISVPVERITYTTVEDFADICVY
- the glnT gene encoding type III glutamate--ammonia ligase — translated: MTDRNELADLCAASGTKFILALFVDLRGKPCAKLVPVEAVDELATEGVGFAGYAVGAIGQEPKDPDLIAIPDPASFTPIPFIKEGLAVVHCDPHVEGKPWPFAPRNILKSLISQAADAGFEPWVGAEVEYFLLKRDANGALVTADDADDSDQPCYDVRGLTRMYEHLTAVSTAMNQLGWSNYANDHEDGNGQFEQNFKYAEALVTADRVITLRYLLSTIAAERGMVATFMPKPFAERTGSGLHFHLSLTSGGAPVFPDSAGEDERGLGLSPTAYGFVGGVLEHACALQALMAPTVNSYKRTGATATRSGASWAPRRATYGGNDRTHYVRVPDEQRVELRGGDGSANPYLAIAAALGAGLDGVKRSLDPGEIGSCPEHIDALPLTLLHAVEALDTDPVITGVLNAAVPDIEDGASGPVSEYFSRLKREEFFAWHSAVSPWEIDNYLTAF
- a CDS encoding glutamine amidotransferase — protein: MCGIVGLHLRNPELHPRLGELLGQMLGEMQDRGADSAGIAIYGDPTWSPAGHGCVSLLETGVEAAELDAATAAVGAELGSEVTAQLVDDTLVLAAADVDAETLLTAVTSVYPEALVAGFGADLTVLKGVGAPRDLVQSWGLPSASGWQGVGHTRMATESAVTSSGAHPFAVGPEQCLVHNGSFSNHATIRRELRAEGVSFDSENDTEVGARFVAHQLAQGKDVETALKEVCTTFDGFYTLLVSNHDSFAVVRDAIACKPAVIAETDDWVAMASEYRALANLPGVENARIWEPEPEVVYAWTR
- a CDS encoding protein glxC codes for the protein MDTLNSNTFDLATTPLREINAALHSDDVAGEIVIEHPSGAHSVAAGVNAPVKVTVNGHVGYYAAGMNQQAEITINGNAGTGVAENMMSGTVVVKGNASQSAGATAHGGLLVVEGDAAARCGISMKGVDIVVGGNVGHNSAFMAQAGRMVVRGDAGDGLGDSIYETRIYVRGEVGSLGADCVAKPMRAEHLDELAGLLKAAGFKDDDPRDYTRYGSARELYHFHADNTSAY
- a CDS encoding FMN-binding glutamate synthase family protein, with the translated sequence MTDTRSIEQRGLRESATFDRTTIAAIQRAADTGIYDIRGWGAKRKLPHFDDLLFLGASMSRYPLEGYRERCDTDVVLGSRNAKYPLHLDTPVTIAGMSFGALSAGAKEALGRGASEVGTSTTTGDGGMTPEERGQSKNLVYQYLPSRYGMNPDDLRRADAIEIVLGQGAKPGGGGMLLGQKISERVAAMRTLPQGIDQRSACRHPDWTGPDDLAIKINELREITDWEKPIYVKVGATRTYYDVKLAVHSGADVVVVDGMQGGTAATQDVFIEHVGIPTLAAIPQAVQAFQELGVHREVQLIVSGGIRNGADVAKAMALGADAVAIGTAALIALGDNDPRYTAEYEALGSAAGYYDDFQDGKDPAGISTQDPALSARFDPVEGGRRLANFLRVMTMEAQTIARACGKAHLQHLEPEDLVAITIEASAMARVPLAGTSWIPGAGF
- a CDS encoding 13E12 repeat family protein, which codes for MSSRDWALSSWWGEPSPWPDLAPRFTGRLHGDEVADADTNGLLGSIASSQRGRAYLAWHDYQLAAELHRRVVSDGKRPEDVFVVDGFADCAARIALALSVSQTAAEQLLREAVALRDRLPAVAERLRNGQISQARVATIIARTDLLTGHACMADVDAEIAAELDMHRGAWSAERLRDMIDRVVFRHDPDAVREARRRALADRRMSTKPQPDGMAEISATMAAENVRIAAAAVTSLAAAVCAYDERTKAQRASDAMFALLSGTRFECLCGREDCAAQIPEPTTVPPVDAKVVIHVVCDEGTLAGTADNAGFVDGHGVISDEHVRDLAARPDAVVKRLVPKGTPQNPDGTYTLPAHLPSDPYRPSVALDNYVRVRDGHSVVPGNATPAFEGDVEHVHEYNHADPAAGGQTVPENLNIKGRFFHILKTFGRWVDDMYRDCSGRLRTEFTTPEGLVIEGDPDNLESMFPGLLRIRFASPDPPAPPDDSGPPRNPTPPPPTRSKTRLAAKHARRQQERERNRLRREVGEPD